From the genome of Naumannella halotolerans, one region includes:
- a CDS encoding helix-turn-helix transcriptional regulator — MSARDQVGRMLALVPYLQARPNAPLAEVAEHFGVSPEQLRSDLSVLFMCGLPGMMPDDLIEIDMDAVDGRGVINLSNADYLSRPLRFTPAEITPLILGLDLIRELAGPEVTTVVDSAARKLRQAAGEAASEAGRLTVTVLGADAPVRGQLSEAIEAGERLRLTYDSESRAERTVREVDPVEISTRDGFAYLEAFSLQPEGWRTFRLDRIVDVQRTGEPALDHPDRPAPAADWAQALAAADRVRLRLAPSARWLAEYHVVEDLSEGPDGSLDATFAIGDPHWLTRLLLQWGAQVRVLEPADTELEAAEAAEAAEAALAAYRATDPLGATEATG; from the coding sequence ATGAGCGCCCGCGACCAGGTGGGGCGGATGCTGGCGCTGGTGCCGTATCTGCAGGCCCGTCCGAATGCCCCGCTGGCGGAGGTGGCCGAGCACTTCGGCGTCAGCCCCGAACAGTTGCGCAGCGACCTGAGCGTGTTGTTCATGTGCGGCCTGCCCGGGATGATGCCCGACGACCTGATCGAGATCGACATGGATGCCGTCGACGGTCGCGGTGTGATCAACCTGAGCAATGCCGACTACCTGTCCCGGCCGCTGCGGTTCACCCCGGCCGAGATCACCCCGCTGATCCTCGGCCTCGATCTGATCCGTGAACTCGCCGGCCCCGAGGTCACCACGGTGGTCGACAGTGCGGCGAGGAAACTGCGGCAGGCAGCCGGCGAGGCTGCCTCGGAGGCGGGACGGCTGACCGTCACCGTGCTCGGTGCCGACGCACCGGTACGCGGACAGCTGAGTGAGGCGATCGAAGCCGGGGAGCGGCTGCGGTTGACCTACGACTCCGAGTCGCGCGCCGAGCGGACCGTCCGGGAGGTCGATCCGGTCGAGATCAGCACCCGCGACGGTTTCGCCTACCTGGAGGCGTTCAGCCTGCAGCCCGAGGGCTGGCGTACCTTCCGGTTGGACCGGATCGTCGATGTCCAGCGCACCGGTGAGCCGGCGCTCGACCATCCCGACCGGCCGGCACCGGCCGCGGACTGGGCACAGGCGCTGGCGGCTGCCGATCGGGTACGGCTGCGCCTGGCGCCGTCGGCCAGGTGGCTCGCCGAATACCACGTGGTCGAGGACCTGTCCGAAGGGCCGGACGGTTCGCTCGATGCCACCTTCGCCATCGGTGACCCGCACTGGCTCACCCGGTTGTTGTTGCAATGGGGGGCACAGGTCCGGGTGCTGGAGCCCGCCGACACCGAGCTCGAGGCGGCCGAGGCGGCCGAGGCGGCCGAGGCGGCCCTGGCCGCCTACCGCGCAACGGACCCGTTGGGCGCCACCGAGGCGACGGGTTAG
- a CDS encoding twin-arginine translocase TatA/TatE family subunit, with product MAPLIGTPSVWTLLIILALALLLFGGTRLAGLGKSTGKAIREFKEETRGLGNEGSGQTVSAPVEPGRTTEAGPVDAELVDPPKNPNNDR from the coding sequence ATGGCACCACTGATCGGCACCCCGAGCGTATGGACGTTGCTCATCATCCTGGCGCTGGCCCTGCTGCTGTTCGGCGGAACCCGGCTGGCCGGTCTCGGCAAGAGCACCGGCAAGGCGATCCGGGAGTTCAAGGAGGAGACCCGCGGCCTGGGCAATGAGGGCTCCGGGCAGACGGTGAGCGCTCCGGTCGAGCCGGGCCGGACCACCGAGGCCGGGCCGGTCGACGCCGAACTGGTCGACCCGCCGAAGAACCCCAACAACGACCGCTGA